The genomic region cacagataccttaaaaaggaaggggcatggatcagaaaaccagtcagtagctGGTGTGACAACCATTTGCCTAATGCAactcgacacatctccttcacatagagtcgatcaggctgttgattctggcctgtggaatgttgtcccacccctctacaatgtctgtgcgaagttgcttgatattggcgggaactagaACACGTCGTCGCTccaaagcatcccaaacatgctcaattggtgacatgtctAATGAGTATGCAGACCACATTTTCCGCTTCCAGGAATTTTGTACAGATCCTTGctacatggggccgtgcattatcgtgctaaaacatgaggtgacggaggcggatgaatggcacgataatgggcctcaggatctggtcatctctgtgcattcaaattgctatcgaTAAAATGCAAATGTGATCGTTGTCCAtggcctgcccataccataactccatcgccaccatggggcagtctgttcacaacgttgacatcagcaaaccgctcgcccacatgatgCAATATATGTGGTCTGAGATtgagaggccggttggacgtactgccaaattctctaaaacgacgttggaggcagcttatggcaatagctctggtggacattcctgcagtcagcatgccaattgcatgctccctcaaaacttgagacatctgtagcattgtgttgtgtgacaacttttatttttatatagatttttatttcactcaccaactttaaacatcagctaactgatcgctgaagctgtacatagtccatctgtaaatagcccacccacccaatctacctacctcatccccatactgtttttatttacttttctgctcttttgcacaccagtatctcttcttgcacatcatcatctgctcatttatcactccagtgttaatctgctaaattgaaattattcgctcctatggcctatttattacctacctcatgccttttgcacacactgtatatagactttttttccctactgtgtcattgacttgtttgttattggcttgtttattgtttattccatgtgtaactgttgtctgtgttacactgctttgctttatcttggccaggtctcagttgtaaatgagaacttgctctcaactagcctacctggttaaataaaggtgaaataaaggtgaaataaaaaactgcacattttaggttGGCCTTTTATAGTCTCCGgcacaaggtgcagctgtgtaataaccatgctgttgaatcagctacttcatatgccacacctatcaggtggctggattatcttggcaaaggagaaatgctctctaacagggatgtaaacaaatattttatttcagctcatgaagcatGGGACCAACAGTTAACaagttgcctttatatttttgttcagtgtatcttACACACGTTATTGTTAAAACAATTTGTTGTCCATGATCACTAAAGTTCTTAAAGCTTATTGGCTACAAAATCAATTATATCAGGCACTTGGCAATTGCAAGGCAGAGATGTTCATAATTTTTTATAAAACAATAAAATATCTATTGTAATGATAAACCATATTGGTTTAGATTTTGGGGGGAAATTTAACATGGGATGCCCACACAGTTAACTTGCATCTTGAGAAAGAGGGTTTGGTTTGTAAACATCTTACATGGTTCTGCAATGTTTAAAAGGAGAAGTATACCAATATTGTGCAAAACACAGCTGGGAAACACAAGTGCCAATTCATCCTGAGTGTTGAGCAGTCGTTCATAGACTTAAGAAGGCAGGTAAGTTACAATAGGTTGACTATTCTTTGTCAATATGATGGTTTATAAAATATTTATTCCATAGACTACTCAATGTGTGTTTGCAGAAATACAGCTGGTAAAAATATGAACCTTATGTTAATGCTAGTAAATTGGTTATACTAACAATGCTCATGTTAGGAAATTAGTGGAAAGGTTTGGATAAACAGTAAACAATATAGTTCTATTGTGTTGTTGCACCTCAGACAAACTTGTGACATTTGAAAGTTTTAGCATAAAcatccttaagagtctattgacaCACCTGTGCCTCAATCTAAGTACCATAATAAAGACAATTCCCAccaaaatccatcagtttaagctagatatgtttttttcattggcaaTCCCCCGTATCCGCCTATGTCGCCTTGTTTGTCAAACCATGAGGTTTGGCCATCTAATATGACCACACTATGGAAAGATGAGGATCCCACGAACATGATGGTGATCTCCGTTTTGTTCTATGaaccccacaagtgtcacagggCTCGTCTGAAGGTCCTGTCACCGGAAAACATTTTTTAtgggaggtagttttgtgccaacagaaaaaaggggttaaatatgtgcccaaaaaacttaaatatttcctgagctttcttatttCTCCTAGATATAGttgacacttcaaaaccttagaATGTATTATTTTTGGACTGTCTGTTTTGCCATTTattttatacctaaaggggtcttAAATTAAAAATGATCATGAtgatcttaaaacaattccatatgttagcttagtagagaGAGAATTATGTTTGAATACAGTACATCCATATTGTAATAGTAATTCCAGGTGAACAAAAAGGAGAGCAGTCATTGATAAAGTCAACCAAAATCAATCCAGTTTAATTACAAGTTGCAACAGGGAGACACCTCCACCACAGAAGCCCTCCCCCCAAAGACTTTCAGAGGTTTTTAAATTACATTCAGTTAAACTTTTAACCTCTAATTTCCACATGCCCTTGCAGGAAAATTGTCTCTTTTTGGTGGGCCACCACACCCCCCTGCATCACCATGTCCAAGTACCTGAGGCATTTTACCACAGTGGGTGACGACCACACAGCCCAGTGGCAGGATGAGGAGCTACATGAAGCTAGTGAGGAGCTGGGACCAGCCACAGGACAGATGCCCCAGGGGGAACTCTCCTTCAGAGACTCCCTGAAGATGCTCTACAGCTCCAACAAATTCCAGGTATGGAATATGAGTGGAGTAGGCAATGCTCATACTATCAATCAAACACAGCTAGTAATTGTTACCTTTGCTCAAATCAAATGTCAACTGTGGATGGGGAACatacgtatgtgtgtgtttttcagtCTAGGCCGCAAATATGAGACAGTAAATTCTCACATATGCTTGTCAGAAGATTGGTCTTGTCTGATGAGTGTTTGCCCCTGGTTTAGATAGTTGTGGTGTGTCTAGTCATCCTGGATGCCATCTTTGTGCTGGTCGAGCTACTGATCGACATATCAATCATCAATTTGGAGCATGGACACATTGCCCCTCAGGTGAGTCTAGAGTGCAGTGTTTCCCAAAGTCGGTCCTGGGGACAACAACACTACACAGCTCCAAAAAATCTGTGACCCCAAACTTCCTACAACTCTTCTGTCCTTTCCCTCTTCACCAGGTGTTCCACTACCTGAGTCTGGCTCTTCTCACCTTCTTCATGGTGGAGCTGGCTGGGAAGCTCTTTGCTTACCAGCTGGAGTTCTTCCACCACAAGTTTGAGGTGTTTGACGGGCTGGTAGTGATTGTGTCCTTCATCCTGGATGTTGTGTATACAGCCAGCGAAGACGCTTTTGATGCCTCTATGGGCCTCCTGATCCTCCTCAGGCTCTGGAGGGTGGCGAGGATAATCAACGGTGAGAGATTTCTCACTTTGTTCATGTTCATTAGACATCAAAGGGAAGAAAATGGACAAACAGGGAGGGAATCCCTGGACATGTCCAATAAACACACATTTTAAAGCTTTATCCAATGCATGCCATAATGAACAAACTTTATGTCACACAGGTAGCTAGGTCACCAATGTTGTAAAATGGGTTTGTGTCCAACATGTCATGTTTTCTCTCACCACTCAGGTATCCTGGTGTCTGTGAAGGCAAGGGCCGATCGCAAACTTCACAAGCTGAAGGAGAACAACGATCAACTGGTCCAGCGAGTTAGCGAGCTACAAGAGCGCAGCGGCAAGACGGTGAGTTGGCCAGTCCCCGGGAACCCAAACCCCTACCCGCCTAAGACAAGTTTGaagacatttacattttggtaattTAGTACACTCTTATACAGAGTGTCTTACAGTCTGTCAATAGACCCTTTTTCAACACACCCTTCAATCTCTTCACCTCTTTAGGAACAAGAGAACAGTAAACTACGGGCTCTCCTGCGACAGCATGACATTGCGTACTGATGCAGGAAGAGGAACAAGATGCCATTTTCATTATCCACTTCTAAAGTTTTCTTGTAATTGATCAATAAACAAGGGCATATTCTGAAAGGTGTTGACCATCCATACACCATTTGTGTCAGT from Oncorhynchus kisutch isolate 150728-3 linkage group LG5, Okis_V2, whole genome shotgun sequence harbors:
- the LOC109891242 gene encoding voltage-gated hydrogen channel 1, giving the protein MSKYLRHFTTVGDDHTAQWQDEELHEASEELGPATGQMPQGELSFRDSLKMLYSSNKFQIVVVCLVILDAIFVLVELLIDISIINLEHGHIAPQVFHYLSLALLTFFMVELAGKLFAYQLEFFHHKFEVFDGLVVIVSFILDVVYTASEDAFDASMGLLILLRLWRVARIINGILVSVKARADRKLHKLKENNDQLVQRVSELQERSGKTEQENSKLRALLRQHDIAY